DNA from Flavobacteriales bacterium:
TGCCAAGCAACCCCAATCCCAATTCATGGCTCCTTTTGATCTCGTAGTTCACCCATGGCCGATTGGCCGTCTCCGAGCCAATCAAGACCACGGTGACAGTTGCACCATCTAACTGTGAGTTGATCCATCGCTTGATGGCGGCTTCGCCTTGTCGCTCGAGTTGCTCCCACTCGGCGTGATCGATGAAGCCCGATTGCTGGTATCCACCTTTGGTCATGCCGCTGTTGCGAACCTGACTAACTCGGAAGATGTCCTTTTGGTAGTGGAAACTGAAGAATACACGTCGTGCCATTGGACTTGCGGTGTTTGTTACTTGAGGATTGCCATCATACCGCTGATGACAGCGACGATGGTGCCGTGAAAGAGAAGTAGCGTAGTGCTGTGCATACTGTTGACCCATGTGTCACGTTCGCTTTCATGCGGCTGCGTCTTCATACTGTATAGGTCCGCCTTTCCGGATCTTGCGGCCTCGTATAGCGACCTGAACTTTCTCTCTTGTGCCAGGTAGTAAGCGTCGAGGCACCAGAAGAGAATGCAAGGGAAGTAGCTCACGACGGCAAAGGACCGGTCTGAGTCTTTCGCGGCAAGGGCGAACAAGGCCGCAACCAGCGTGACAGACCAGCCCTTAATCAGGAAGGAATTCACTGCCATCCGAGTGATGGTTATTTGAAGCAACTCCAAGTGCTTGCGTTGATCTTCGTTCATGGGTTTCTAGGGATGGCCGTTTGCAACCCAGGCATCAAAGTGCTTATATCGTGTGCGGTCAGATTGGTTGTGGATGTTCACGTTTCGCCGCGGGTGATTCCCTTTTTCGGCCAGAGGATATAGGCCGAGATACTCTACACCCTTGAAGGTGCTTTGGCCTGCTTCAACCACC
Protein-coding regions in this window:
- a CDS encoding TIR domain-containing protein, which codes for MARRVFFSFHYQKDIFRVSQVRNSGMTKGGYQQSGFIDHAEWEQLERQGEAAIKRWINSQLDGATVTVVLIGSETANRPWVNYEIKRSHELGLGLLGIHIHQLKCPRYGTSWLRGENPFSKVVVEDHWLVPRTLADTVRIYDWVDHDGYNNMGRWIEEAAQRAGRGVRV